TAGAACTGCAGGCAGGGAACTACCCTCAGGCATGATTACGCTTAGAGGTGCTTTAGCGGTTACTTTTGTGGGAATGTTAATATACATTATTTCTGCTTATTTTATTTGCGATCTTGTTCTATATCTCTCACCTATCCCACTAATCGTTTTTATGTCATATCCATACATGAAGAGATTTACGTACCTTTGTCACTTTGGGGTGGGGTTGGGCCTTGCGCTTGCGCCCCTTGGAGGGTGGGTAGCTGTTACCTGTTCAATTAAAGATTTGTTGTCACCGATTCTACTCTCCCTGTTTACACTATTTTGGGTTTCCGGGTTTGACATAATCTACGCAACATTAGATGAGGAATTTGATAGAGAAAGCGGTGTCTTCTCTTTTGTTTCGGTTTTTGGTACGAAACGGGCATTATCGATCTCGGCTTTATTGCATTTTCTTGCATTTATTGTGCTCGTAATTCTTTATTTATATAGATTCAATACCCTGTATGCGTTGCCGTTTTTGTTTGTATCAGGGCTTCTTCTGTTATGGGAATATAAAAAATCGTCAAATGTGGACTTGGCTTTTTTTAAAATCAACATCCTAGTAGGGCTTTTTGTTTTCATTTTTGTCATCTCTGGGATATACTTACCTTGAAATGCGAACTATCGTGGGAATTACAGGGGCTTCAGGGGTAGTATATGGCGTAGATTTTCTCAGGAGATGCCCCGACGAAAAGTTTCTCATAGCAAGCAAATGGGGTAAAAGGGTCTTACATGAGGAATTAGGTCTTAAGGTCGAGGAACTCAGCCAATGGGCGAAAAAGTCATTCGATGATTGGGACCTGGGGGCACCATTCTCATCTGGAAGTAATTACTTTGACTCCCTTGTTATTATTCCCTGTTCAGTTTCTACAATGGGTAAAATTGCCCATGGTATTGCAGACACCCTTATAACAAGAGTTGCCCATGTAGCACTCAAGGAGAGGAGGGGGCTTATTCTATCTATTAGAGAAACACCTCTTAGCTCAATTGCCCTTGAGAATGCGCTTAAGCTTTCGCGTGAAGGTGCTGTTATAATGCCAATCAGTCCACCTCATTATCTTCGGATAAAAACTGTAGACGACCTTGTTCAGGGATATGTCAATAAAGTTTTAAATGTTATCGGTGTCGGTGAATCAAACGGCTGGATGCACGAGGAGTTGGAATAAAACCATCGTAGGAGCGCCATCCCTGGCGCGAAACAATCGCGGCTGGAAGCCGTTCCTACTTAATTTTTCCTCCCCATCTCAGGGGGAGGATGAAGATGGGGGTGCTAAATGCCTGCCCAGAGAGAAAAAACACTGAGTCTTGTGTCAACTAATTTTATCCTGAGTATATTTCACCATCTTGCGAAACCTTTTATATGACTCTATCTTCTCCCGCGCTTCATGACAAGCTCATCCCAATACACCGTAACTACCTTCTTCAAACCAATCAGCTACCTCTTTTAATGTGAGATCGCATTCACACTTAGCTAAATTCATCACAACCTTAGGATTATATTCTGAGGTGTTACCTTATCGTTGATAACATGGTGAAAAGTCCTTGGGTATTAAATTCTTCTTAGTCGGGTTGTTTGA
The DNA window shown above is from Thermodesulfobacteriota bacterium and carries:
- a CDS encoding UbiA-like polyprenyltransferase, which translates into the protein MDRLKSYGNFIQVEHTLFSLPLILSGAFLAASGVPKLNILILILLAGIGARTAALGLNRIIDREIDRRNPRTAGRELPSGMITLRGALAVTFVGMLIYIISAYFICDLVLYLSPIPLIVFMSYPYMKRFTYLCHFGVGLGLALAPLGGWVAVTCSIKDLLSPILLSLFTLFWVSGFDIIYATLDEEFDRESGVFSFVSVFGTKRALSISALLHFLAFIVLVILYLYRFNTLYALPFLFVSGLLLLWEYKKSSNVDLAFFKINILVGLFVFIFVISGIYLP
- a CDS encoding UbiX family flavin prenyltransferase: MRTIVGITGASGVVYGVDFLRRCPDEKFLIASKWGKRVLHEELGLKVEELSQWAKKSFDDWDLGAPFSSGSNYFDSLVIIPCSVSTMGKIAHGIADTLITRVAHVALKERRGLILSIRETPLSSIALENALKLSREGAVIMPISPPHYLRIKTVDDLVQGYVNKVLNVIGVGESNGWMHEELE